A window of Bacilli bacterium contains these coding sequences:
- the tilS gene encoding tRNA lysidine(34) synthetase TilS: protein MTAVDDLIRQVEATIEEEGLLARGDKIVVAVSGGPDSVALLHVLFSLAKKWDWQLVAAHVNHRFRPAESEKEAEQVRLLAARLDVPFAYAQIDVPAYASERGLNPQAAAREKRYAFLHEAANQYGATKLALAHHADDQAETVLMRIIHGTGLTGLAGIPIKRTEKNLQLIRPLLRNTKRELENYCRAAGLAYCIDSSNLQRKYVRNRIRLDVLPLLSSINPEIRGSLNRLAAQAEVDGGLLDALAMRRYAVLVVEKQSECTFARFSFLKLHVALQRRMIKLILSYLAAKTRKTAFLARFSDFRTIETMRVAIARDAPSTLRLDIGGALRFIREYERIRIVSAAALAKPRHYLYHVAAVPARLWIAEAGCTLTFETADAATVMETGDQNTAVFDFDRLRFPLAVRNRRDGDRMRPQGLNGSKKVKNMFIDDKVPPENRDCLPLIIDAGGTILWIPQLRRSDHAAVGDRTTRVLIIRANFE, encoded by the coding sequence ATGACCGCAGTGGATGACCTGATTCGCCAGGTGGAGGCGACCATTGAAGAAGAAGGGCTGTTGGCCAGAGGAGACAAGATCGTCGTCGCGGTTTCCGGGGGGCCGGATTCTGTGGCGCTGTTACATGTGCTTTTTTCGTTGGCCAAAAAGTGGGATTGGCAGCTTGTCGCGGCGCATGTCAACCACCGCTTCCGTCCGGCCGAGTCGGAAAAAGAAGCGGAGCAAGTCAGGCTGTTGGCGGCCCGGCTGGATGTGCCGTTTGCCTACGCCCAAATCGACGTGCCGGCTTACGCGTCCGAACGCGGCTTGAATCCGCAGGCTGCGGCGCGGGAAAAGCGCTACGCATTTTTGCATGAGGCTGCGAATCAATACGGCGCGACAAAATTGGCGCTTGCCCATCATGCCGATGACCAGGCCGAAACCGTGCTGATGCGGATCATACATGGCACGGGATTAACGGGCCTCGCCGGCATCCCGATCAAACGAACGGAAAAAAACTTGCAACTTATTCGCCCCTTGTTGCGTAATACGAAACGAGAGTTGGAGAATTATTGCCGTGCGGCCGGCCTTGCATATTGTATCGACAGCAGCAATTTGCAGCGAAAATATGTGCGCAACCGCATCCGCCTGGACGTGCTGCCGCTTCTTTCCTCGATTAATCCGGAAATTCGCGGCTCGCTCAACCGATTAGCCGCGCAAGCGGAGGTTGACGGGGGCTTGCTTGACGCTTTGGCGATGCGGCGTTATGCCGTGCTGGTGGTGGAAAAACAATCAGAATGCACATTCGCCAGATTTTCATTTCTTAAGCTGCACGTTGCTTTACAAAGAAGAATGATTAAACTAATATTAAGTTATCTTGCGGCAAAAACGCGAAAAACGGCATTTTTGGCGAGGTTTTCCGACTTCAGGACGATCGAAACCATGCGCGTTGCCATCGCGCGGGATGCGCCGTCGACGCTGCGTCTGGACATCGGCGGAGCGTTGCGGTTTATTCGCGAGTATGAGCGAATCCGCATTGTGAGTGCGGCGGCTTTGGCAAAGCCCAGGCATTACCTGTATCACGTTGCCGCGGTGCCGGCGCGGCTGTGGATCGCGGAAGCCGGCTGCACGTTGACTTTTGAAACGGCCGATGCGGCAACGGTCATGGAGACCGGCGATCAAAACACAGCCGTGTTTGATTTCGATCGCCTGCGTTTTCCGCTTGCGGTCCGCAATCGCCGGGATGGCGACCGGATGCGCCCGCAAGGTTTAAATGGAAGTAAAAAGGTAAAAAATATGTTCATTGATGACAAGGTTCCGCCCGAAAACCGGGACTGTCTGCCGCTTATTATCGACGCCGGCGGAACGATCCTGTGGATTCCGCAACTGCGGCGGTCGGATCACGCGGCGGTCGGCGACCGCACAACTCGCGTATTAATTATTCGGGCAAATTTTGAATGA
- the nadA gene encoding quinolinate synthase NadA encodes MEAMALERKKEQNRILKQRLLELKKERNAIILAHYYQRDEIQEVADFRGDSFLLAQKAAQTDADTIVFCGVHFMGESAKILAYDKTVIVPDERAGCPMADMVNVDGLRKLKAKHPNAKVVTYINSSAEVKAETDIVCTSANAVKIIQSLDADEIIWVPDKNLGNYVAKFTDKKMIIWEGYCNTHDMLVVKDVVEMRKQYPNARFVAHPECRPEVVAMADFVGSTTAIIKYCRESEHDEFIVGTEDGTGYQLRKDSPQKKFHFASKYLVCPNMKVNNLKKLVRALETMRPQIYVPPHVADKARVSLLRMLEVAGK; translated from the coding sequence ATGGAAGCGATGGCGCTCGAACGCAAGAAAGAGCAAAACCGCATATTGAAACAACGGTTGCTGGAACTGAAAAAAGAGCGTAATGCAATCATCCTGGCCCACTATTATCAACGCGACGAGATTCAGGAAGTCGCCGATTTCCGCGGCGACTCATTTTTGTTGGCGCAAAAGGCCGCCCAGACCGACGCCGATACAATCGTTTTTTGCGGCGTTCACTTTATGGGGGAAAGCGCCAAGATACTCGCCTATGACAAGACGGTCATCGTCCCCGACGAACGCGCCGGATGCCCGATGGCCGATATGGTCAATGTGGACGGCTTGCGAAAATTGAAAGCGAAACATCCGAACGCAAAAGTGGTCACCTACATCAACTCTTCCGCCGAAGTTAAAGCGGAAACGGATATCGTCTGCACATCGGCAAATGCGGTGAAAATCATTCAGTCGCTCGATGCGGACGAAATTATTTGGGTGCCGGATAAAAATTTGGGCAATTATGTGGCAAAATTCACAGACAAAAAAATGATCATCTGGGAAGGTTACTGCAACACGCACGACATGCTCGTCGTCAAGGATGTGGTCGAAATGCGGAAACAGTACCCGAACGCCCGATTTGTCGCCCATCCCGAATGCAGGCCCGAAGTGGTGGCGATGGCCGATTTTGTCGGCAGCACGACGGCGATTATCAAATATTGCCGGGAGTCGGAGCACGACGAATTTATCGTGGGCACGGAAGACGGAACCGGATATCAACTGCGCAAAGACAGCCCGCAGAAAAAGTTTCATTTTGCCTCCAAATATCTGGTCTGTCCGAATATGAAAGTAAACAATTTAAAAAAGCTGGTGCGCGCTTTGGAAACAATGCGCCCGCAAATATACGTGCCGCCGCATGTTGCCGATAAGGCGCGGGTGTCGCTCTTGAGAATGCTGGAAGTTGCCGGGAAATAG
- a CDS encoding peptidylprolyl isomerase — MRNLRLTVMAGSLLLSAVVFFLLGRYAAPYTPQQIKPSHDDEILAQIGGTEITRGELRDRLEQTYGYMMLQRMLDREAVLRAGKKAHLSVTAAEIDDELKRMQAGYDSAEQFYRSMREQLGLSEQQLREDTFYKLLLDKIATEHIRISDQEVNQYLFAHPDEWESNVFIHLQEIAAPDQETALMVKDQLDQGADFARLAKKYSVGDTIPEDGDYGWVAINDPFIAPQVLSVAKNLPAGGIAGPIKVADKYAIIRVLDRNEPDEQEQRRIFAGIRKQLALEKAEPLPDIVAKLRKKYNAVVISPQYQ, encoded by the coding sequence TTGCGTAATTTGAGGCTGACGGTAATGGCCGGTTCGCTTCTTTTGTCTGCGGTTGTATTTTTTCTGTTGGGCAGATATGCCGCGCCCTATACCCCGCAGCAGATCAAGCCTTCGCATGATGACGAGATTTTGGCGCAAATCGGCGGAACAGAGATTACGAGGGGTGAACTGCGCGACCGGCTGGAACAGACATACGGCTACATGATGCTGCAGCGGATGCTTGACCGGGAAGCTGTTCTGCGCGCCGGGAAAAAGGCGCATTTGTCGGTAACGGCGGCCGAGATCGACGATGAACTGAAACGGATGCAAGCCGGTTATGACAGCGCGGAACAATTTTACCGATCGATGCGGGAACAGCTGGGGTTAAGCGAACAGCAATTGCGGGAAGATACATTTTACAAGTTGTTATTGGATAAAATTGCGACTGAGCATATCCGGATATCCGATCAGGAGGTCAACCAATATCTGTTCGCCCATCCCGACGAATGGGAGAGCAACGTGTTCATTCATTTGCAGGAAATTGCCGCGCCCGATCAGGAAACCGCGCTGATGGTTAAAGATCAGCTTGATCAGGGCGCAGATTTTGCGCGTTTGGCGAAAAAATATTCCGTCGGCGACACGATTCCGGAAGACGGGGATTATGGCTGGGTCGCAATCAACGACCCGTTTATCGCCCCGCAAGTGTTGTCTGTTGCGAAAAATTTGCCGGCAGGCGGCATCGCCGGCCCGATCAAAGTTGCGGACAAATACGCCATCATTCGGGTGCTGGACAGAAACGAGCCGGATGAACAAGAACAACGCCGAATTTTTGCGGGTATTCGCAAACAATTGGCACTGGAAAAAGCCGAACCGCTTCCGGATATCGTTGCCAAGCTGCGCAAAAAATACAACGCGGTTGTCATTTCTCCGCAATATCAATAA
- the nadB gene encoding L-aspartate oxidase, with protein sequence MLHRYLVDFSLDRLPVVETDVIVIGAGIAGLFTAIKAGETSRVIMITKKSLFDSNTQHAQGGIAAVISADDSPAEHRRDTLVAGAGLCHPAAVDVLVHEGPALVGELIRMGTRFDKENGELALTREGAHSQRRILHANGDATGAEIVRALSERALMHPRIEIWNDHFAIDLLTDNGECYGVLAQKPDGKRVAVVGKATVLSTGGAGQLFRYTTNPDIATGDGVAMAFRAGAEIRDVEFIQFHPTALCYPGAPRFLISEAVRGEGAYLRNINGERFMEKYHRQLELAPRDVVARAIVKEMEQTKATFVYLDITHESPEMVKRRFPTIYRYCLQYGLDLTVDWIPVAPAAHYTMGGVKTDLAGETNIARLFACGEASSTGVHGANRLASNSLSEAIVFSRRIVEKIRHLDRWKCLPDIRYDLKRLEPSMQPIIERRLKLQKLMLRYVALKRSAKGLKTGLDELRRQTPIFTARLALREEFEFANLLTCAILTAQAALLREESRGAHYREDFPVTDERKWKKHIVFNRKTGISEEWETDG encoded by the coding sequence ATGTTGCATCGCTATTTGGTGGATTTTTCGCTAGACCGGCTTCCCGTTGTCGAGACGGATGTGATTGTCATCGGCGCGGGAATTGCCGGATTGTTCACGGCGATAAAAGCCGGCGAAACTTCGCGGGTAATCATGATCACAAAAAAGTCGCTCTTTGACAGCAACACGCAGCACGCGCAGGGCGGCATCGCCGCCGTGATCTCCGCCGATGATTCGCCGGCGGAACATCGGCGAGATACACTTGTTGCCGGCGCGGGACTTTGCCATCCGGCCGCGGTCGACGTGCTTGTCCACGAAGGGCCGGCGTTGGTCGGCGAATTGATCCGCATGGGCACGCGGTTCGACAAGGAAAACGGCGAGCTGGCGCTGACCAGGGAGGGGGCGCACAGTCAGCGGCGCATTTTGCACGCGAACGGCGACGCCACCGGAGCGGAGATTGTGCGAGCGTTGTCCGAACGGGCGCTCATGCATCCGCGCATCGAAATTTGGAACGACCATTTCGCGATCGATCTTTTGACGGATAACGGCGAATGCTATGGCGTATTGGCGCAAAAACCGGACGGCAAAAGGGTGGCGGTTGTCGGCAAAGCGACGGTATTGTCAACAGGCGGCGCCGGGCAGCTTTTTCGCTACACGACCAATCCGGACATTGCCACCGGCGACGGTGTCGCCATGGCTTTTCGCGCAGGCGCGGAAATCCGCGATGTCGAATTTATCCAGTTCCACCCAACGGCGCTTTGCTATCCCGGGGCGCCGCGATTTTTGATCTCGGAAGCCGTGCGGGGCGAAGGGGCCTATTTGCGCAACATCAACGGCGAACGATTCATGGAAAAGTATCACCGCCAGTTGGAGTTGGCGCCGCGTGATGTGGTGGCCCGGGCGATCGTTAAAGAGATGGAACAAACGAAAGCCACATTTGTCTATTTGGACATTACGCATGAATCCCCCGAAATGGTAAAACGCCGGTTTCCCACCATTTATCGGTATTGCTTGCAATATGGGCTGGATTTAACGGTCGACTGGATTCCCGTGGCCCCGGCCGCGCACTACACGATGGGCGGTGTGAAGACGGATCTTGCCGGGGAGACAAACATTGCCCGCTTGTTTGCTTGCGGCGAAGCGTCATCGACAGGCGTACACGGCGCCAATCGGCTGGCCAGCAACTCCTTGTCGGAAGCCATCGTGTTCAGCCGGCGGATTGTCGAAAAAATTCGGCATTTGGATCGGTGGAAGTGCTTGCCGGATATCAGATATGATTTGAAACGCTTGGAACCGTCGATGCAGCCGATTATCGAACGCAGGTTGAAACTGCAAAAGCTCATGCTGCGTTATGTTGCGTTGAAACGCTCGGCAAAGGGGCTGAAAACAGGGTTGGACGAATTGCGGCGGCAAACGCCGATTTTTACCGCCAGATTGGCGCTTCGGGAAGAATTCGAATTCGCCAATTTATTGACCTGCGCGATTTTAACCGCGCAAGCGGCGTTGCTGCGCGAGGAGAGCAGAGGCGCCCATTATCGGGAAGACTTTCCTGTGACGGATGAACGCAAGTGGAAAAAGCATATCGTTTTTAACCGAAAAACCGGCATTAGCGAGGAGTGGGAAACGGATGGCTGA
- the hslO gene encoding Hsp33 family molecular chaperone HslO produces MNGTHEKRDETPVQKDEIVRGTALDGMVWVIAARTTHLVEELRRRHHTYPVATAALGRAATAGAMMGAMLKGEQKLTVQIKGNGPLGQIVVDANAHGEVRGYVRNAQVDLPLNAKGKLDVAGAIGTTGFLHVIKDLGMKEPYGGSSPLVSGELGEDFTYYFAQSEQTPSAVALGEMINPDASVKAAGGLIVQLLPGLKDEQIGRLEQKLAALPPITAMLDEGAALEEIAERVVGPFAVLGKMQVHFHCNCSRERVEQALASLGQEEVRQMLKQDGQAEVVCHFCHESYRFGPEQLQRIIAKL; encoded by the coding sequence ATGAACGGAACGCATGAAAAGAGGGACGAAACGCCGGTGCAAAAAGATGAAATTGTTCGCGGTACCGCATTAGACGGGATGGTTTGGGTGATAGCCGCCCGCACCACTCATCTTGTTGAGGAATTGCGCAGGCGCCATCATACATACCCGGTCGCCACGGCGGCGCTTGGGCGCGCGGCGACGGCCGGCGCCATGATGGGTGCGATGCTTAAAGGCGAGCAAAAACTTACCGTGCAAATAAAAGGCAATGGGCCGCTGGGCCAAATCGTTGTCGACGCCAACGCGCATGGAGAAGTGCGCGGATATGTCCGCAACGCCCAGGTGGATTTGCCGCTTAACGCAAAAGGGAAGCTGGACGTTGCCGGCGCAATCGGCACGACCGGTTTTCTTCATGTGATCAAGGATCTTGGCATGAAAGAACCGTACGGCGGCAGTTCGCCGCTTGTTTCGGGAGAACTGGGCGAAGATTTTACCTATTATTTCGCCCAATCGGAACAAACGCCGTCGGCAGTGGCGCTTGGGGAGATGATCAATCCCGACGCCTCGGTAAAAGCCGCCGGAGGGTTGATTGTGCAATTGCTGCCGGGACTTAAAGATGAACAGATCGGCCGCCTGGAGCAAAAATTGGCCGCATTGCCGCCAATCACCGCCATGCTGGATGAAGGCGCCGCGCTCGAAGAGATCGCGGAGCGGGTAGTCGGCCCATTTGCGGTTTTGGGCAAAATGCAGGTCCATTTTCACTGCAACTGCTCCCGGGAGAGAGTGGAGCAAGCTCTGGCCAGCCTGGGGCAAGAGGAAGTCCGGCAAATGCTTAAGCAGGATGGACAAGCGGAAGTTGTATGCCATTTTTGCCATGAGTCGTATCGCTTCGGGCCTGAACAATTGCAACGGATTATTGCCAAACTTTAA
- the nadC gene encoding carboxylating nicotinate-nucleotide diphosphorylase produces the protein MAEWLNSLWLRRQIESWLQEDIGTGDVTAEATILADHRSNGIIHAKDDGLIAGLPVAELVFRTVDAQLAFTPRVAEGSPISRGDIVAEVSGRTRSILMGERLALNLLQRLSGIATKTRAFVSALDGLPARIVDTRKTTPGHRALEKYAVKVGGGHNHRFGLYDSVLIKDNHIKAAGGVMAAIERARARIPHTMKIEVEVERMDQLAEALRAKADIVMLDNMPPEQLRDAVRFIKHADPRIVTEASGGVSLENVRALAETGVDVISVGSLTYSFQSLDISLDLFAKKEAAQ, from the coding sequence ATGGCTGAATGGCTTAACTCGTTATGGCTGCGCCGCCAAATTGAAAGCTGGCTTCAGGAGGACATTGGCACGGGGGATGTGACGGCGGAGGCCACGATCTTGGCCGATCACCGTTCCAACGGGATTATTCATGCCAAGGACGACGGCCTGATCGCCGGACTGCCGGTCGCGGAGCTCGTATTTCGCACCGTTGACGCGCAATTGGCGTTTACGCCGAGAGTGGCGGAAGGTTCGCCAATCAGCCGGGGCGATATTGTGGCGGAAGTAAGCGGGCGTACGCGCAGCATTCTCATGGGGGAGCGGCTCGCGCTCAATTTGTTGCAGCGTTTGTCCGGAATCGCCACGAAGACGCGCGCATTTGTATCGGCTTTGGACGGATTGCCCGCGCGCATTGTCGACACGCGTAAAACGACGCCGGGCCATCGCGCCCTGGAAAAATACGCGGTCAAAGTCGGAGGGGGGCACAATCACCGATTTGGTCTTTACGACTCCGTGCTGATCAAGGATAATCATATTAAGGCTGCAGGAGGTGTCATGGCGGCGATTGAACGCGCGCGCGCGCGGATTCCCCACACGATGAAAATCGAGGTGGAAGTGGAGCGGATGGACCAATTGGCGGAAGCGCTGCGAGCAAAAGCGGATATCGTCATGCTGGACAATATGCCGCCGGAACAGTTGCGCGATGCGGTGCGGTTTATCAAACACGCCGATCCGCGGATCGTTACGGAGGCGTCAGGCGGCGTGTCGCTGGAAAATGTGCGGGCGCTTGCGGAAACGGGCGTCGATGTCATCTCCGTCGGTTCTTTGACTTATTCGTTTCAAAGCCTCGATATCAGCCTTGATTTGTTTGCCAAGAAGGAGGCCGCCCAATGA
- a CDS encoding type III pantothenate kinase — protein sequence MILAIDIGNTNIVLGLYEEKKLLHHWRIGTNRAATVDEYGMLLRNLFQHAGIAMEQIVGVVVSSVVPPIMNTMEALCKEYLHKEPLVVGPGMKTGLNIRYENPREVGADRIVNAVAAIELYGAPIIVVDFGTATTFDYIDEKSSYLGGAIAPGIGISTEALYQRASKLPRIELVKPASTVGRNTVASMQAGIVFGFAGQVDGIVTRMRDEFSHQAKVVATGGFAELIAAHARTIEIVNPFLTLQGLQIIYERNA from the coding sequence ATGATACTGGCGATCGATATTGGGAATACCAATATTGTCTTGGGATTGTACGAAGAAAAAAAGCTGCTGCATCACTGGCGCATCGGCACCAACCGCGCCGCTACCGTTGATGAGTACGGCATGCTGTTGCGCAATTTGTTTCAACACGCCGGAATCGCGATGGAGCAAATCGTAGGCGTCGTGGTTTCGTCGGTTGTGCCGCCGATCATGAACACAATGGAAGCGTTATGCAAGGAATATTTGCATAAGGAGCCTCTCGTTGTCGGGCCGGGGATGAAGACCGGGCTGAATATCCGCTATGAAAACCCGCGCGAAGTGGGCGCCGACCGCATTGTCAACGCGGTTGCGGCAATCGAACTGTACGGCGCGCCAATCATTGTAGTTGATTTCGGAACGGCGACGACGTTTGATTATATCGATGAAAAAAGCAGTTATTTGGGCGGCGCCATCGCGCCAGGCATCGGCATTTCCACCGAAGCGCTGTATCAGCGCGCATCCAAGCTGCCGCGGATCGAACTGGTGAAACCGGCGAGCACGGTGGGGCGGAATACGGTAGCATCCATGCAAGCGGGGATTGTTTTCGGCTTTGCCGGCCAGGTTGACGGCATCGTTACCCGCATGCGCGATGAGTTTTCGCATCAAGCGAAAGTGGTGGCGACCGGCGGTTTTGCCGAATTGATCGCGGCGCATGCGCGCACAATCGAAATCGTGAATCCATTTTTAACATTGCAAGGGTTGCAAATCATCTATGAACGGAACGCATGA
- the ftsH gene encoding ATP-dependent zinc metalloprotease FtsH: MNRLIRNTGFYLIIFLVTVGIVHFISNQNDQREEIRYDQFRAELQKQNVEEVSVKFVGYTYLINGKYRHPENADKTNFFVYAPFGEKVVDEIEQGGVAKVTFQKMEGENVWITFLTSIIPFVIIFILFFFLFNQAQGGGGKVMNFGKSRARLYNEEKKRVTFEDVAGADEEKQELVEVVEFLKDPRKFAAVGARIPKGVLLVGPPGTGKTLLARAVAGEAGVPFFSISGSDFVEMFVGVGASRVRDLFENAKKNSPCIIFIDEIDAVGRQRGAGLGGGHDEREQTLNQLLVEMDGFGANEGIIIIAATNRPDILDPALLRPGRFDRQITVDRPDIKGREAVLRVHARNKPLNKDVKLETIAKFTTGFTGADLENLLNEAALLAARRNRKDISMKEVEEAVERVVVGVEKKSRVISEREKRIVAYHESGHTIVGYYLENADMVQKVTIIPRGRAGGYVMMLPKEDRMLITKKELLERVTGLLAGRVSEELYIGEIGTGAYSDFKQATSIVRSMIVEYGMSEKLGPMQFGNPQGQVFLGRDIGHEQNYSDQIAYEIDQEMQAIIRECYERAKQLLTEHADKVHLIANTLLERETLDIDMIKQLIEHGKLDDDDKESGGDKPAEATGDAADQPEAKQPEAPAQDNVKVNIQTQDQQNKLDFDKPKGDKPDGKNEP, encoded by the coding sequence ATGAACAGGCTTATTCGAAATACCGGATTTTATCTCATTATTTTTTTGGTTACGGTTGGGATCGTACACTTTATTAGCAATCAGAACGATCAGCGGGAAGAAATCCGCTACGACCAGTTTCGCGCTGAACTGCAAAAACAAAATGTGGAAGAAGTGTCCGTCAAGTTTGTCGGCTATACATATCTGATTAACGGTAAGTATAGACATCCGGAAAATGCTGATAAAACGAATTTCTTTGTTTATGCCCCCTTCGGCGAAAAAGTCGTCGATGAAATTGAACAAGGCGGAGTTGCCAAAGTAACATTCCAGAAAATGGAAGGCGAAAATGTCTGGATTACCTTCCTGACTTCCATTATTCCGTTCGTGATTATCTTTATTTTGTTTTTCTTCCTGTTTAACCAGGCGCAGGGCGGCGGCGGCAAAGTCATGAATTTCGGCAAAAGCCGGGCGCGGCTGTATAATGAAGAGAAAAAACGCGTCACCTTTGAAGATGTGGCGGGTGCGGATGAAGAAAAGCAGGAGCTTGTCGAAGTCGTGGAATTTTTGAAAGACCCGCGCAAGTTTGCCGCTGTCGGCGCCCGCATTCCGAAAGGCGTGCTGCTTGTCGGTCCTCCCGGAACAGGTAAAACATTGCTGGCGCGCGCGGTGGCGGGCGAAGCGGGAGTGCCGTTTTTCAGCATCAGCGGCTCCGACTTCGTGGAAATGTTCGTCGGTGTCGGCGCGTCCAGAGTGCGCGACTTGTTCGAAAATGCCAAGAAAAATTCTCCGTGCATTATTTTCATTGACGAGATCGACGCGGTCGGGCGCCAACGCGGCGCGGGACTGGGCGGCGGTCACGATGAACGCGAACAAACCTTGAACCAATTGCTTGTCGAGATGGATGGGTTTGGCGCCAACGAAGGCATCATCATTATCGCCGCAACCAACCGGCCCGACATTCTGGACCCGGCGCTTTTGCGTCCGGGGCGTTTTGACCGGCAAATTACGGTGGATCGCCCGGACATTAAAGGGCGCGAGGCCGTGTTGCGGGTGCATGCGCGCAACAAGCCGCTGAATAAAGACGTCAAGCTGGAAACGATCGCCAAGTTTACGACCGGGTTTACCGGGGCCGATCTGGAGAATTTGTTGAATGAGGCGGCGCTCCTGGCCGCGCGAAGAAACCGCAAAGACATCTCGATGAAGGAAGTCGAAGAAGCTGTCGAACGCGTCGTGGTCGGCGTCGAAAAGAAAAGCCGCGTCATCAGCGAGCGGGAAAAACGCATCGTCGCATATCACGAATCCGGCCATACGATTGTCGGCTACTACCTGGAAAATGCCGACATGGTGCAGAAAGTAACCATTATTCCGCGCGGCAGGGCCGGCGGCTATGTGATGATGTTGCCGAAGGAAGACCGCATGCTGATTACGAAAAAGGAACTGCTGGAACGCGTTACCGGGTTGTTGGCCGGACGGGTGTCCGAGGAACTGTACATCGGAGAAATCGGTACGGGCGCATACAGCGACTTCAAACAAGCGACCAGTATCGTCCGCAGCATGATCGTCGAATACGGCATGAGCGAAAAGCTTGGGCCGATGCAGTTCGGGAATCCGCAAGGGCAAGTATTCCTCGGCCGCGATATCGGCCATGAGCAGAACTACAGCGATCAAATCGCCTACGAAATCGACCAGGAAATGCAGGCGATCATCCGCGAATGCTATGAACGGGCAAAACAACTTTTGACCGAACATGCGGACAAGGTTCACCTGATCGCGAACACGCTGCTTGAGCGGGAAACGCTGGATATTGACATGATCAAGCAATTGATCGAGCACGGCAAGCTGGATGACGATGATAAAGAAAGCGGCGGCGACAAACCGGCGGAAGCAACCGGCGATGCGGCGGATCAGCCGGAGGCCAAACAGCCTGAAGCCCCGGCGCAAGACAATGTGAAGGTGAATATTCAAACGCAGGATCAACAGAATAAACTGGACTTCGACAAGCCGAAAGGCGATAAGCCCGATGGCAAAAACGAACCATAA
- the hpt gene encoding hypoxanthine phosphoribosyltransferase, translated as MHNDIQEILHSEEEIQAKILELGKQISKDFSDKKPLVICILKGAFIFMADLIRRLDIPVEVDFMAVSSYGQSTKSSGVVKIMKDLDTPVDGRHVLIVEDIIDSGLTLSYIIDVLERRNALSVTVVTLFDKPARRTVGLEADYTGFVLPDAFVVGYGLDYAEKYRNLPYIGILKQEVYSK; from the coding sequence TTGCACAACGACATTCAGGAAATACTGCATTCGGAAGAAGAGATTCAGGCGAAAATCCTGGAGCTCGGCAAACAGATCAGCAAAGACTTCTCCGATAAGAAACCGTTGGTCATTTGTATTCTGAAAGGCGCATTCATTTTTATGGCTGATTTGATCAGACGCCTGGATATACCGGTTGAAGTGGATTTCATGGCCGTGTCCAGCTATGGGCAATCGACGAAATCGTCCGGTGTCGTTAAAATTATGAAAGATCTCGATACGCCGGTAGATGGACGCCATGTGCTAATCGTTGAAGACATTATTGATAGCGGACTTACTTTAAGTTATATCATCGACGTGCTGGAACGGCGCAATGCGCTGTCCGTAACGGTCGTTACGCTGTTTGACAAACCGGCGCGCAGAACCGTCGGTTTGGAAGCCGATTATACGGGATTTGTGCTGCCGGACGCGTTTGTTGTCGGCTATGGGCTGGATTACGCGGAAAAATACCGCAATTTGCCCTATATAGGCATCTTGAAGCAGGAAGTATACTCCAAATGA